A single genomic interval of Labeo rohita strain BAU-BD-2019 chromosome 13, IGBB_LRoh.1.0, whole genome shotgun sequence harbors:
- the lhb gene encoding lutropin subunit beta, producing METPVKMLVVRNNILLLFFSLIVPLVVAQSSFLPPCEPVNETVAVEKEGCPKCLVFQTTICSGHCLTKEPVYKSPFSTVYQHVCTYRDVRYETVRLPDCPPGVDPHITYPVALSCDCSLCTMDTSDCTIESLQPDYCMSQREDFLVY from the exons ATGGAGACACCTGTCAA GATGCTAGTTGTTCGAAACAACATCCtccttctctttttctctttaatCGTCCCACTTGTCGTTGCTCAGAGCTCTTTTCTTCCACCCTGTGAGCCGGTTAATGAGACTGTAGCTGTGGAAAAAGAGGGATGTCCAAAATGTCTGGTGTTTCAGACCACCATCTGCAGTGGTCACTGCCTGACAAAG GAGCCTGTATACAAGAGCCCATTTTCCACTGTCTACCAACACGTGTGCACCTACCGGGATGTGCGCTATGAGACCGTCCGCTTGCCAGACTGTCCTCCGGGGGTGGACCCCCATATCACCTACCCGGTGGCTCTCAGCTGCGACTGCAGCCTCTGCACCATGGACACATCCGACTGTACGATTGAAAGCCTGCAGCCTGATTACTGCATGTCTCAGAGAGAGGATTTCCTTGTATACTAG